The Solenopsis invicta isolate M01_SB chromosome 12, UNIL_Sinv_3.0, whole genome shotgun sequence genome window below encodes:
- the LOC120359284 gene encoding uncharacterized protein LOC120359284 yields the protein MTMTTTTTTATATATAVTMTMTTTTATATAATLPQPLSWSFTILTITDDDNDDDDDDIAVAAAVVVHYYHYHWRRRCRRCRGRPLLSLSLTMTTVTTSPLPLPLLLS from the exons atgacgatgacgacgacgacgacgacggcaacggcgacggcgacggcggtgacgatgacgatgacgacgacgacggcgacggcgacggcggcgacgctgccgcaaccgttgtcgtggtcgttCACTATTCTCACTATCactgacgacgacaacgacgacgacgatgacgacatcgccgtcgccgctgccgtg gtcgtccattattatcactatcactggCGACGTCGCTGTCGCCGCTGCCGTGGTCGTccactattatcactatcactgacaatgacgacggtgacgacgtcGCCATTGCCGCTGCCGCTACTGTTGTCATAG